A genome region from Chengkuizengella sp. SCS-71B includes the following:
- a CDS encoding NAD-dependent protein deacylase — MNKGVDTIERVRSIIKRSSNIVFLGGAGVSTESNIPDFRSNKGLFQQDRSVEEILSFSFFKKYPEEFYSFYREHLIHENALPNQAHQSLARLEQQGKIKAVITQNIDGLHQSSGSHIVLELHGSIHRNFCMDCQMFYALDKIINNEGTIPRCEQCEGIIKPDVVLYEERLDEDILDSAVDFISKAEVFIVGGTSLSVYPAAGLIEYYRGEHFILINKAPTPYDSRANYVIYDHVGKVMSQFV; from the coding sequence ATGAACAAAGGGGTAGATACAATAGAACGCGTTCGATCCATCATTAAACGAAGTTCTAATATCGTTTTTTTGGGAGGGGCTGGTGTGTCGACGGAAAGCAACATCCCTGACTTTAGATCCAATAAAGGTTTATTTCAGCAAGATCGTTCAGTAGAAGAGATTTTAAGTTTTAGTTTTTTCAAAAAGTACCCAGAAGAATTTTATTCATTTTATAGAGAGCATTTGATACATGAAAATGCGCTGCCCAATCAAGCCCACCAATCACTAGCGCGTTTAGAACAGCAAGGAAAAATAAAAGCAGTAATCACCCAGAACATTGATGGGCTTCATCAATCTTCTGGGAGCCATATCGTTCTTGAATTACACGGTTCTATTCATCGAAACTTCTGTATGGATTGTCAAATGTTCTATGCACTAGACAAAATAATAAATAATGAAGGAACTATTCCTAGATGTGAACAATGTGAAGGAATTATTAAACCCGACGTTGTTTTATATGAGGAAAGATTAGACGAAGATATTCTTGATAGCGCTGTAGACTTTATTTCAAAAGCCGAGGTATTCATCGTTGGAGGGACTTCCCTAAGTGTATACCCGGCTGCGGGATTGATTGAATATTATAGAGGGGAGCACTTTATTCTAATTAATAAAGCACCAACTCCCTATGATTCTAGGGCAAATTATGTCATTTATGATCATGTCGGAAAGGTTATGAGTCAATTCGTTTAA